A single window of Nicotiana sylvestris chromosome 3, ASM39365v2, whole genome shotgun sequence DNA harbors:
- the LOC104228383 gene encoding dynamin-related protein 4C-like yields the protein MAYQNTNRCSSDEQSPSDSIAVLDPKPLAVVAPPAWGVHPPIVASFNDRIRPLLDCVDKLRHLNIMQEGIQLPTIVVVGDQSSGKSSVLESLAGISLPRGQGICTRVPLIMRLQNDSNITTTNLRLEYNEKSLPVDEAGIADAIILATDEIAGHGKGISNNPLTLVVKKNGVPDLTMVDLPGITRVPVQGQPEDIYEQISDIIMKYIAPQESIILNVLSATVDFPTCESIRMSQKVDKTGERTLAVVTKADKAPEGLLEKVTADEVNIGLGYVCVRNRIGNESYEEARSDEARLFSTHPLLSKIDKSMVGIPVLAQKLVRIQASIISKCLPEIVGKINDKLTANVAELNRLPQHLTSVAEALTAFMRILSSSKESLKKVLLRGEFDEYPEEKEMHCTARLVEMLDQYSIDLHSKNFEKKGDFLMEEIMALEETKGIGLPNFLPRAVFLNVLQKKVSEIAGTPEEFVGRLWNYVERIVIKVLMYHCDNYPQLQSSTRRAAQNLILIKKNESVDWVREIIGMEKLTDYTCNPDYLATYSKLIAQQQAFIEIMNDPHKPSVVNLEGVGEIDVGHLRKHLCMVQQAFDMKMRVTAYWKLVLMRMVDFMALHIMFSIQKMVNKEMEEAIIQDLMAPHGGGIERMLDESPLIAEKRTRLNKSVKLLKESKDVVASIMDRISVHGEQEKE from the coding sequence ATGGCTTACCAAAACACCAATCGCTGTTCTTCTGATGAACAAAGTCCATCTGATTCAATTGCTGTTCTTGATCCTAAGCCTCTTGCAGTAGTAGCACCACCAGCTTGGGGTGTTCATCCTCCTATTGTTGCATCCTTCAATGATAGAATCCGGCCACTCCTTGACTGCGTAGACAAACTCCGCCACCTTAACATCATGCAAGAAGGCATCCAGCTTCCGACCATCGTAGTAGTCGGTGATCAATCTTCTGGAAAATCCAGTGTTCTTGAATCCCTTGCTGGAATCAGCCTTCCTAGAGGACAAGGCATTTGCACCAGAGTCCCTCTAATTATGAGGCTGCAAAATGACTCAAACATCACAACAACAAATCTTCGGTTGGAGTACAATGAGAAGTCGCTCCCTGTTGATGAAGCTGGCATTGCAGATGCTATCATTCTTGCAACTGATGAGATTGCTGGCCATGGTAAGGGCATATCTAACAACCCTTTAACACTTGTAGTGAAAAAGAATGGTGTACCTGACTTGACCATGGTAGATTTGCCTGGAATCACTAGAGTTCCTGTTCAGGGACAACCTGAAGACATTTATGAGCAAATATCTGATATTATTATGAAATATATAGCTCCTCAGGAAAGCATAATCTTGAATGTTTTGTCAGCTACTGTTGATTTTCCTACTTGTGAGTCTATTAGGATGTCTCAGAAGGTTGACAAAACAGGGGAAAGGACTCTAGCCGTTGTGACAAAGGCTGACAAAGCTCCTGAAGGTTTGCTTGAGAAAGTTACTGCAGATGAAGTGAATATAGGACTCGGTTATGTTTGTGTGAGGAATAGAATTGGGAATGAGTCTTATGAAGAAGCCAGGAGTGATGAGGCAAGGCTTTTCTCAACCCATCCACTTTTATCAAAGATTGATAAATCCATGGTTGGCATTCCAGTTCTTGCACAAAAGCTGGTGCGTATTCAAGCAAGTATCATTTCGAAATGCTTGCCTGAAATTGTGGGGAAAATCAATGACAAACTGACCGCCAATGTCGCCGAACTCAACAGGCTGCCTCAGCATCTAACTTCTGTGGCTGAAGCTTTGACGGCATTCATGCGTATTCTGAGTTCATCCAAGGAATCATTAAAAAAAGTTCTACTAAGAGGGGAGTTTGACGAGTATCCGGAAGAAAAAGAAATGCATTGCACAGCTAGACTGGTTGAAATGCTTGACCAATACTCTATTGACCTACATTCAAAGAATTTTGAGAAAAAAGGAGACTTTTTGATGGAAGAGATCATGGCTTTAGAGGAAACAAAAGGGATTGGATTGCCAAACTTCCTTCCTCGGGCCGTTTTCCTCAATGTATTGCAGAAAAAAGTCAGTGAAATTGCTGGAACTCCAGAGGAATTCGTGGGAAGATTGTGGAATTACGTTGAGAGAATTGTTATCAAAGTGTTGATGTATCATTGTGATAACTACCCACAGCTTCAGTCTTCCACCAGAAGAGCTGCTCAAAACTTGATTCTCATCAAGAAGAACGAATCAGTTGATTGGGTAAGGGAAATAATTGGGATGGAAAAGCTGACAGATTACACTTGTAATCCCGACTATTTAGCAACTTATAGCAAGCTCATCGCACAACAGCAGGCGTTTATTGAGATTATGAACGATCCCCATAAGCCCTCTGTAGTAAACTTGGAAGGAGTTGGAGAAATTGATGTTGGTCATTTGAGGAAGCATCTATGTATGGTGCAGCAGGCATTTGATATGAAGATGAGGGTCACTGCCTATTGGAAACTTGTGTTGATGAGGATGGTTGATTTTATGGCTTTGCACATTATGTTCAGCATTCAAAAGATGGTTAACAAGGAGATGGAAGAGGCGATCATTCAGGATCTGATGGCGCCTCACGGTGGTGGAATTGAGAGAATGCTGGATGAGTCACCTTTGATTGCCGAGAAGCGCACTAGGCTCAACAAGAGTGTCAAGCTTCTCAAGGAGTCAAAAGATGTGGTGGCCAGTATCATGGACAGGATTTCTGTTCATGGTGAACAAGAAAAGGAGTAG
- the LOC104229778 gene encoding uncharacterized protein isoform X2: MDTEFQDWELLHSNSASDSELPANSTKNQEDTFVEETEGLIKPNYFSIDSHSTPTFAAYNGSEESDNQTWIGLGCERSEDRQFVEFDGKNDVGVFENSKLQVGSGGIEDISSENEKKIEVGVVEESKLEVVLGGIEDISSENGKNLDVGLVENSKLEVGFGGIEDISSENEDISSENEKNHGEFWSDTGGDGPGDVEFSGVEERSEVCVEEKEENERVECEKRDGIEASKGGEEKRSLVWWKVPLELLRYCVFRVRPMWAFSVAAAVMGFVILGRRLYKMKKKTKSLELKVTVDDKVSQFMSRAARLNEAFSVVKRVPVIRPQLPAPGISPWPVVSLHRV, translated from the exons ATGGATACCGAGTTTCAAGATTGGGAGTTGCTCCACTCCAACTCAGCTTCAGATTCCGAGCTCCCCGCTAACTCAACCAAAAACCAGGAGGATACTTTCGTTGAAGAAACCGAGGGTCTTATTAAGCCCAATTATTTCTCCATAGATTCTCACAGTACTCCTACTTTTGCTGCTTATAACGGTTCTGAGGAATCGGATAATCAGACCTGGATTGGTTTGGGTTGTGAAAGGTCTGAAGATCGGCAATTTGTGGAATTTGACGGGAAAAATGATGTGGGTGTGTTTGAAAACTCGAAATTACAAGTGGGTTCTGGAGGAATTGAAGATATAAGTagtgaaaatgagaaaaaaattgAGGTGGGTGTTGTGGAAGAATCGAAATTGGAAGTGGTTTTAGGAGGAATCGAAGATATAAGTAGTGAAAATGGGAAAAATCTTGACGTGGGTCTTGTGGAAAACTCGAAATTGGAAGTGGGTTTTGGAGGAATCGAAGATATAAGTAGTGAAAATGAAGATATAAGTAGTGAAAATGAGAAAAATCATGGGGAATTTTGGTCTGATACTGGTGGAGATGGTCCTGGTGATGTGGAATTTAGTGGTGTTGAAGAGAGGTCGGAGGTTTGTGTAGAAGAAAAGGAGGAAAATGAGAGGGTTGAATGTGAAAAGAGGGATGGAATTGAAGCAAGTAAAGGAGGAGAAGAGAAGAGGAGTTTGGTGTGGTGGAAGGTGCCATTGGAGCTTCTCAGGTATTGTGTGTTCAGGGTTAGGCCTATGTGGGCCTTCTCCGTAGCTGCTGCTGTTATGGGGTTTGTGATATTAGGTCGTAGACTGtacaagatgaagaagaagaccaAGAGTTTGGAGCTCAAAGTTACTGTCGATGATAAG GTATCTCAATTCATGAGCCGTGCTGCACGCCTTAATGAAGCATTTTCTGTTGTGAAGCGGGTTCCTGTGATTCGGCCGCAGCTGCCAGCACCTGGAATTTCACCATGGCCTGTTGTGAGTTTGCATAGGGTGTAA
- the LOC104229778 gene encoding uncharacterized protein isoform X1 — protein sequence MDTEFQDWELLHSNSASDSELPANSTKNQEDTFVEETEGLIKPNYFSIDSHSTPTFAAYNGSEESDNQTWIGLGCERSEDRQFVEFDGKNDVGVFENSKLQVGSGGIEDISSENEKKIEVGVVEESKLEVVLGGIEDISSENGKNLDVGLVENSKLEVGFGGIEDISSENEDISSENEKNHGEFWSDTGGDGPGDVEFSGVEERSEVCVEEKEENERVECEKRDGIEASKGGEEKRSLVWWKVPLELLRYCVFRVRPMWAFSVAAAVMGFVILGRRLYKMKKKTKSLELKVTVDDKKVSQFMSRAARLNEAFSVVKRVPVIRPQLPAPGISPWPVVSLHRV from the exons ATGGATACCGAGTTTCAAGATTGGGAGTTGCTCCACTCCAACTCAGCTTCAGATTCCGAGCTCCCCGCTAACTCAACCAAAAACCAGGAGGATACTTTCGTTGAAGAAACCGAGGGTCTTATTAAGCCCAATTATTTCTCCATAGATTCTCACAGTACTCCTACTTTTGCTGCTTATAACGGTTCTGAGGAATCGGATAATCAGACCTGGATTGGTTTGGGTTGTGAAAGGTCTGAAGATCGGCAATTTGTGGAATTTGACGGGAAAAATGATGTGGGTGTGTTTGAAAACTCGAAATTACAAGTGGGTTCTGGAGGAATTGAAGATATAAGTagtgaaaatgagaaaaaaattgAGGTGGGTGTTGTGGAAGAATCGAAATTGGAAGTGGTTTTAGGAGGAATCGAAGATATAAGTAGTGAAAATGGGAAAAATCTTGACGTGGGTCTTGTGGAAAACTCGAAATTGGAAGTGGGTTTTGGAGGAATCGAAGATATAAGTAGTGAAAATGAAGATATAAGTAGTGAAAATGAGAAAAATCATGGGGAATTTTGGTCTGATACTGGTGGAGATGGTCCTGGTGATGTGGAATTTAGTGGTGTTGAAGAGAGGTCGGAGGTTTGTGTAGAAGAAAAGGAGGAAAATGAGAGGGTTGAATGTGAAAAGAGGGATGGAATTGAAGCAAGTAAAGGAGGAGAAGAGAAGAGGAGTTTGGTGTGGTGGAAGGTGCCATTGGAGCTTCTCAGGTATTGTGTGTTCAGGGTTAGGCCTATGTGGGCCTTCTCCGTAGCTGCTGCTGTTATGGGGTTTGTGATATTAGGTCGTAGACTGtacaagatgaagaagaagaccaAGAGTTTGGAGCTCAAAGTTACTGTCGATGATAAG AAGGTATCTCAATTCATGAGCCGTGCTGCACGCCTTAATGAAGCATTTTCTGTTGTGAAGCGGGTTCCTGTGATTCGGCCGCAGCTGCCAGCACCTGGAATTTCACCATGGCCTGTTGTGAGTTTGCATAGGGTGTAA